AATTCGGATACACTCCTCCCAGTAATCCGCACTCCAGACCGGCATGGATGGCTTTGATCTTAGGAATTTTCCCGAAATTCCTATGGTAGACATCCTGGCAGGTTTTTAAGATGGGGGAGTCCATATTGGGTTTCCATCCGGGATACCCGCCGCTCAGGGTCACCTCTGCATCGATCAGCTGAAATACTGCTGCAATCTTCCAGGCAGTGGCCTCTTTGGCGGAATCCACCGACGAGCGGGTCAGGTTGTAGGCTTCAAAGCTTCCCCCTTTGATTCTGGCAATGGCCAGATTGTTGGAGGTTTCCACCAGCCCCTTCATGGATTGGCTCATGCGCTGCACCCCGTTTGGACAGGCAAAGATGGCCCGGATAAATCTGGCCTGCTCTAAAACCGGAACTACTTTGAGGGGCATGTCAGTCTTCCCGCAGGTGAAGGACAGGTCCGGTTCAGTCTCGGCAAATTCCCTTTGGTACATCTTCTGATAAGCGTCCACCAGAGCTTCCAGCCTGGGGGAATCAGCAGAGGGCACCAGGATTATGGCCCTTGATTCCCGGGGAATGGCATTCCTCAGATCGCCGCCCGCGGCCTCTGAGAGTCTGATCTTTAAATCCGATTCGGCCTGCATCAGGAAGCGGAAAAGCACCTTGTTGGCATTGGCCCTTCCCAGGGGAATATCCATTCCTGAGTGTCCGCCTTTCAGTCCCTGGACCAGTATCTGGTAGGCAACATGTTCTGCCGGGGCATCTTCTTCCGTATATTTTTTTGAGGCGGAAACATCCACACCACCTGCACAGCCCACATAGAGTTCTCCTTCGTCTTCCGAGTCCATATTGATCAGGATATCCCCATCCAGCAGTCCGGGTTTTAAACCAAATGCTCCGGTCATGCCGGTCTCTTCATCAATGGTAAACAGGGCCTCCACCGGTCCGTGTTTCAGGGTGGTGGATTCCAGAACAGCCATGGCTGCAGCCACTCCAATACCATTGTCGGCTCCCAGGGTGGTCCCCCTGGCAGTGACCCATTCCCCATCGATCAGGGCCTCAATAGGGTCCTTCTCAAAATCGAAATCCCTGTCACTGTTCTTTTGTGGCACCATATCCAGGTGACCT
This genomic stretch from Bacteroidales bacterium harbors:
- a CDS encoding aminoacyl-histidine dipeptidase; this encodes MNDIKNLDPREVWKHFHTLTQIPRPSKKEAEIIEYMKKFGEDLGLETIVDEVGNVIIKKPATLGLENRKGVVLQGHLDMVPQKNSDRDFDFEKDPIEALIDGEWVTARGTTLGADNGIGVAAAMAVLESTTLKHGPVEALFTIDEETGMTGAFGLKPGLLDGDILINMDSEDEGELYVGCAGGVDVSASKKYTEEDAPAEHVAYQILVQGLKGGHSGMDIPLGRANANKVLFRFLMQAESDLKIRLSEAAGGDLRNAIPRESRAIILVPSADSPRLEALVDAYQKMYQREFAETEPDLSFTCGKTDMPLKVVPVLEQARFIRAIFACPNGVQRMSQSMKGLVETSNNLAIARIKGGSFEAYNLTRSSVDSAKEATAWKIAAVFQLIDAEVTLSGGYPGWKPNMDSPILKTCQDVYHRNFGKIPKIKAIHAGLECGLLGGVYPNFDMISFGPTIRFPHSPDEKVKIDTVRKFWEFLVAILESMPAK